A genomic window from Sandaracinaceae bacterium includes:
- the fliA gene encoding RNA polymerase sigma factor FliA gives MLNAALTAELGGPSREELIQIGVPIVRRVAFRMARRLPPSVDVGDLIGAGNEGLVKAAESYDAEKYPRFEPYAERRIRGAILDELRSWDPITRHGRKRMVEVSKTIRKLQSQLGRAPEEDEIAKALGVPLSEYQRISMELARGPALGRVGAVDPDHVDSGFDDPASLYGEAELKQRLAGAITKLPERTQTVLALYYQEECTQSEIGEILGVTESRVCQILGDAAARLRAILAREEQVRRPLRQH, from the coding sequence GTGCTGAACGCGGCGCTCACGGCGGAGCTCGGCGGCCCTTCGCGAGAGGAGCTGATCCAGATCGGCGTCCCGATCGTGCGGCGCGTCGCCTTCCGCATGGCCCGGCGCCTGCCGCCGAGCGTCGACGTGGGCGACCTGATCGGCGCGGGCAACGAGGGCCTGGTCAAGGCGGCCGAGAGCTACGACGCGGAGAAGTACCCGCGCTTCGAGCCCTACGCCGAGCGCCGCATCCGCGGGGCCATCCTCGACGAGCTCCGCAGCTGGGACCCCATCACGCGACACGGCCGCAAGCGCATGGTCGAGGTCAGCAAGACGATTCGCAAGCTCCAGTCGCAGCTCGGCCGCGCGCCGGAGGAGGACGAGATCGCGAAGGCGCTCGGCGTCCCGCTCTCCGAGTACCAGCGGATCAGCATGGAGCTCGCGCGCGGACCGGCGCTCGGGCGGGTGGGCGCGGTCGACCCCGACCACGTCGACTCCGGCTTCGACGACCCGGCCTCCCTCTACGGCGAGGCGGAGCTCAAGCAGCGGCTCGCGGGGGCCATCACGAAGCTCCCCGAGCGCACCCAGACCGTGCTCGCCCTCTACTACCAGGAGGAGTGCACGCAGTCGGAGATCGGCGAGATCCTCGGCGTCACCGAGAGCCGCGTCTGCCAGATCCTCGGCGACGCCGCCGCGCGCCTCCGCGCCATCCTCGCCCGCGAAGAGCAGGTCCGCCGACCCCTTCGGCAGCACTGA
- a CDS encoding MinD/ParA family protein, translated as MIRENDQAAGLRGSKAPPRVVKLRPGGQGTHVIAVTSGKGGVGKTQVSANLAVELARNGKRVLVLDADLGLASMDLAFGVSPQYNLLSVLTAERTIDEILVEGPEGVHLIPACPGRYDVANLDARQRAALWDLVEQVAQDFDVLIIDTGAGIGSNAVGFASYADDVLLVTTPDPTSLRDAYAMAKVLHRRAGVDRIHVVANQVNSEREGAEIHSRMDGIVRRFLMLELGYLGAIPRDDSVREGVATGQPFVLRSPTSLAARAVGNLVRRLKVLEATEAHPC; from the coding sequence ATGATTCGCGAGAACGATCAAGCAGCGGGTCTGCGCGGGAGCAAGGCACCGCCGCGCGTGGTCAAGCTGCGCCCCGGCGGCCAGGGGACCCACGTCATCGCCGTCACGAGCGGCAAGGGCGGCGTCGGCAAGACGCAGGTCTCCGCCAACCTCGCGGTGGAGCTCGCCCGGAACGGCAAGCGCGTCCTCGTGCTCGACGCCGACCTCGGCCTCGCCAGCATGGACCTCGCCTTCGGCGTGAGCCCGCAGTACAACTTGCTGAGCGTGCTGACCGCGGAGCGCACCATCGACGAGATCCTCGTCGAGGGCCCCGAGGGTGTGCACCTCATCCCCGCCTGCCCCGGCCGCTACGACGTGGCCAACCTCGACGCCCGCCAGCGCGCCGCGCTCTGGGACCTCGTCGAGCAGGTGGCGCAGGACTTCGACGTCCTCATCATCGACACCGGGGCCGGCATCGGCAGCAACGCGGTCGGCTTCGCGAGCTACGCGGACGACGTCCTGCTCGTGACCACGCCCGACCCGACCTCGCTGCGCGACGCGTACGCGATGGCCAAGGTCCTCCACCGCCGCGCCGGCGTCGACCGCATCCACGTCGTCGCCAACCAGGTCAACAGCGAGCGCGAGGGCGCGGAGATTCACTCCCGCATGGACGGCATCGTGCGCCGCTTCCTCATGCTCGAGCTCGGCTACCTCGGCGCCATCCCGCGCGACGACTCCGTGCGCGAGGGCGTCGCCACCGGCCAGCCCTTCGTGCTCCGCTCGCCCACCTCCCTCGCGGCCCGCGCGGTCGGCAACCTCGTTCGGCGCCTCAAGGTGCTCGAGGCGACGGAGGCCCACCCGTGCTGA